One genomic window of Halorubrum hochsteinianum includes the following:
- a CDS encoding CopG family transcriptional regulator, with the protein MVKSTVRFPEPVVEEIESLVEEGQFESKSEFYRFSADYVLSRTLDEYEPETIDYEAIEAEVIPQTERELGGDGDDDGPPFFDSVAFVRKLALRGRFSDAEDFIDHQYVPGDRHAVLLEEVLRLYRADAAAKEQSPTPEPDPETTTRNR; encoded by the coding sequence ATGGTGAAGAGCACGGTTCGGTTTCCGGAGCCGGTGGTCGAGGAGATCGAATCGCTGGTCGAGGAGGGGCAGTTCGAGAGCAAGTCGGAGTTCTACCGCTTCTCGGCCGACTACGTGCTCTCGCGGACCCTCGACGAGTACGAGCCGGAGACGATCGACTACGAGGCCATCGAGGCGGAGGTGATCCCGCAGACGGAGCGGGAACTGGGCGGCGACGGCGACGACGACGGCCCGCCGTTCTTCGACTCCGTCGCGTTCGTGCGGAAGCTCGCGCTCCGAGGGCGGTTCAGCGACGCCGAGGACTTCATCGACCACCAGTACGTCCCCGGCGACCGCCACGCCGTCCTCCTCGAAGAGGTCCTCCGGCTGTACCGCGCGGACGCGGCGGCCAAGGAGCAGTCGCCGACCCCCGAGCCCGACCCGGAGACGACGACCAGGAACCGCTGA
- a CDS encoding pirin family protein yields the protein MEPTTADRDLFPAPRSKVFQDQGKFRTRFNFPGRNLPDHDDHGYGPLSTVVESFMDPGTLIRMHQHRDEEIVSWVPAGVMRHDDREGNELVTDPEHLLVMNAGAGFWHAEETLADDPPLRMLQIFVRPREFGLEPGIQHGPLPDPEPNEWRRVFAPAGSDHPFTVRNAVDCFDARLDADASAMLPEIEGRDAYVYVFEGSAGVGGDPAADADESTEGVALDKTESVVWTGGGAPPTVTAGEEGATVVAFLIDPDAPVTRQGTIGR from the coding sequence ATGGAACCCACTACCGCTGACCGCGACCTCTTCCCGGCCCCCCGCTCGAAGGTCTTTCAGGACCAGGGGAAGTTCCGCACTCGGTTCAACTTCCCCGGGCGAAACCTCCCCGACCACGACGACCACGGCTACGGGCCGCTCTCGACGGTCGTCGAGTCGTTCATGGACCCGGGCACGCTGATCCGGATGCACCAGCACCGCGACGAGGAGATCGTCTCGTGGGTCCCGGCGGGCGTGATGCGCCACGACGACCGCGAGGGGAACGAACTCGTCACCGACCCGGAACACCTCCTCGTGATGAACGCTGGGGCGGGCTTCTGGCACGCGGAGGAGACGCTCGCGGACGACCCGCCGCTCCGCATGCTCCAGATATTCGTCCGGCCGCGGGAGTTCGGCTTAGAGCCCGGCATCCAGCACGGCCCGCTGCCCGACCCCGAGCCGAACGAGTGGCGGCGGGTGTTCGCGCCCGCCGGCTCCGACCACCCGTTCACCGTGCGCAACGCGGTCGACTGCTTCGACGCCCGCCTCGACGCGGACGCGAGCGCGATGCTGCCCGAGATCGAGGGCAGAGACGCCTACGTGTACGTCTTCGAGGGATCTGCCGGCGTCGGCGGCGACCCCGCGGCCGACGCGGACGAGTCGACCGAGGGCGTCGCGCTCGATAAGACGGAGAGCGTCGTCTGGACCGGCGGCGGCGCGCCGCCGACCGTGACCGCGGGCGAGGAGGGGGCGACCGTCGTGGCGTTCTTGATCGACCCTGACGCGCCCGTGACCCGGCAGGGAACTATCGGGCGGTAG
- a CDS encoding NAD(P)/FAD-dependent oxidoreductase: MTDVGIVGAGAGAAAAAFVIDRTVPDADVTVVEKSGGLCGRAATRRHEDLTYDYGANYLKSDDDRVVELITETLDDEGLVDASEPVYTFDADGAVSPGRDADEHKWSYRRGLTQIAKRLFGRTDATVHRRTRVETVRRVDGTGATDGDDAAEDGRWELDDADGATHGPFDALLMNPPAPQTADLLRTAEWDDPLRETLVEAVGAVEYGSVWTAVLHYPFALDVPYYALVNTDKEHAVGWISREECKAGHVPDGETLLIVQASDAWSAAHYDDDPAENVAALAEHTADILDDERLADPAWTDHQGWRYALPEGGVDAGPIDSARDAGLYLLGDWVAGEGRLHAALANGLDVGERVAYGI, translated from the coding sequence GTGACTGACGTAGGCATCGTCGGCGCGGGTGCCGGGGCGGCCGCGGCGGCGTTCGTCATCGACCGGACCGTGCCCGACGCGGACGTGACCGTCGTAGAGAAGTCCGGGGGGCTGTGCGGGCGCGCGGCGACCCGCCGCCACGAGGACCTCACGTACGACTACGGGGCGAACTACCTGAAGAGCGACGACGACCGCGTCGTCGAACTGATCACGGAGACGCTCGACGACGAGGGGCTCGTGGACGCGAGCGAGCCGGTGTACACCTTCGACGCCGACGGGGCAGTATCGCCGGGACGCGACGCCGACGAGCACAAGTGGAGCTACCGGCGGGGGCTCACGCAGATCGCGAAGCGGCTGTTCGGCCGCACCGACGCGACGGTCCACCGCCGGACCCGCGTCGAGACGGTCCGCCGGGTGGACGGGACGGGAGCGACCGACGGCGACGACGCGGCCGAGGACGGCCGCTGGGAACTCGACGACGCCGACGGGGCGACGCACGGCCCGTTCGACGCCCTCCTCATGAACCCGCCGGCCCCGCAGACCGCCGACCTGCTCCGGACGGCAGAGTGGGACGACCCGCTCCGGGAGACGCTCGTCGAGGCGGTCGGCGCGGTCGAGTACGGGAGCGTCTGGACCGCGGTGTTACACTACCCGTTCGCGCTCGACGTCCCCTACTACGCGCTCGTCAACACGGACAAGGAGCACGCGGTCGGCTGGATCTCCCGCGAGGAGTGTAAGGCCGGCCACGTCCCCGACGGGGAGACGCTCCTGATCGTCCAAGCGAGCGACGCGTGGTCGGCGGCGCACTACGACGACGACCCCGCCGAGAACGTCGCCGCGCTAGCGGAACACACCGCGGACATCCTCGACGACGAGCGGCTCGCCGACCCCGCGTGGACCGACCACCAGGGGTGGCGATACGCGCTCCCCGAGGGCGGCGTCGACGCCGGGCCGATCGACTCGGCGCGGGACGCGGGGCTGTACCTCCTCGGCGACTGGGTCGCGGGCGAGGGTCGCCTCCACGCCGCGCTCGCGAACGGACTCGACGTCGGCGAACGCGTCGCGTACGGGATCTGA
- a CDS encoding 3-hydroxyacyl-CoA dehydrogenase/enoyl-CoA hydratase family protein, with amino-acid sequence MQLEDVQRVTVLGAGNMGHGIAEVAALAGYDVSLRDINDELVQKGYDQIEWSLGKLAEKDRIGDDEADAALDRVDAFVELEDALDGADVVVEVVPEKMAIKKDVYDEVVEHAPDEAVFVTNTSSLSITELSEVTDRPERFCGMHFFNPPVRMDLVEVISGKHTSEETLELIEGLAESMGKTPVRVRKDSPGFIVNRILVPLMNEAAWVVESGDADIETVDSTTKFGMGLPMGSFELADQVGIDVGYHVLEYMHEVLGDAYRPCPMLAEKVEAEDLGKKTGKGFYDYEDGDGAQIPSDAVDEAVSRRLLAVMANETAGLIGNDVADADDVDEAVKLGAGFPDGPAKLADAEGLDALVETLDDLAEETGEARYEATDYLREAAEAGGFRADGSDGEDGDGPDYEVLNVSVDERVAHVEIDRPHRMNTVNGEVLDELSTAIDRLDEDDEVRAILLSGAGDRAFSAGADVQSMAAGGADPIHAVELSRQGQQTFGKLEESDKPVIAAIDGYCLGGGMELATAADMRIASERSELGQPELDLGLLPGWGGTQRLARIVGEGRAKEIILTADRYDAETMADYDFVNEVVPDDELDERARELAEQLAGGPPIAQKYTKRAIHAGRTDAEAGLEVEAMGFGHVMNTDDLIEGVTAFMGDGEPEFEGK; translated from the coding sequence ATGCAGCTCGAAGACGTCCAGCGCGTGACGGTGCTCGGGGCCGGAAACATGGGGCACGGCATCGCGGAGGTGGCCGCGCTCGCCGGCTACGACGTGTCGCTGCGCGACATCAACGACGAACTCGTCCAGAAGGGGTACGACCAGATCGAGTGGTCGCTCGGCAAGCTCGCCGAGAAGGACCGGATCGGCGACGACGAGGCCGACGCCGCGCTCGACCGTGTCGACGCGTTCGTCGAGCTCGAAGACGCGCTCGACGGCGCTGACGTGGTGGTCGAGGTCGTCCCCGAGAAGATGGCCATCAAGAAGGACGTGTACGACGAGGTCGTCGAGCACGCGCCCGACGAGGCCGTCTTCGTCACCAACACCTCCAGCCTCTCTATCACCGAGCTCTCCGAGGTCACCGACCGGCCCGAGCGGTTCTGCGGGATGCACTTCTTCAACCCGCCGGTGCGGATGGACCTCGTCGAGGTCATCTCCGGGAAGCACACGAGCGAGGAGACGCTGGAGCTGATCGAGGGGCTCGCGGAGTCGATGGGGAAGACGCCCGTCCGCGTCCGCAAGGACAGCCCCGGCTTCATCGTCAACCGCATCCTCGTCCCGCTGATGAACGAGGCGGCGTGGGTCGTCGAGTCCGGCGACGCCGACATCGAGACGGTCGACTCCACGACGAAGTTCGGCATGGGCCTCCCGATGGGGTCGTTCGAGCTCGCCGACCAGGTCGGCATCGACGTGGGGTATCACGTGCTGGAGTACATGCACGAGGTCCTCGGCGACGCCTACCGCCCCTGCCCGATGCTCGCGGAGAAGGTCGAGGCGGAGGACCTCGGCAAGAAGACCGGGAAGGGCTTCTACGACTACGAGGACGGCGACGGCGCGCAGATCCCGAGCGACGCGGTCGACGAGGCGGTCAGCCGTCGCCTGCTCGCGGTGATGGCCAACGAGACGGCCGGCCTGATCGGCAACGACGTGGCCGACGCAGACGACGTCGACGAGGCCGTCAAGCTCGGCGCGGGCTTCCCCGACGGCCCGGCCAAGCTGGCCGACGCCGAGGGGCTCGACGCCTTGGTCGAGACGCTTGACGACCTCGCCGAGGAGACGGGCGAGGCGCGCTACGAGGCGACCGACTACCTGCGCGAGGCCGCCGAGGCGGGCGGCTTCCGCGCCGACGGAAGCGACGGCGAGGACGGCGACGGCCCCGACTACGAGGTGCTGAACGTCTCCGTCGACGAGCGGGTCGCTCACGTCGAGATCGACCGCCCCCACCGGATGAACACCGTCAACGGCGAGGTGCTCGACGAGCTCTCGACCGCGATCGACCGGCTCGACGAGGACGACGAGGTGCGCGCGATCCTGCTGTCCGGCGCAGGCGACCGCGCCTTCTCCGCGGGCGCGGACGTCCAGAGCATGGCCGCCGGCGGCGCGGACCCGATCCACGCGGTCGAGCTCTCCCGACAGGGCCAGCAGACGTTCGGCAAGTTGGAGGAGTCCGACAAGCCCGTGATCGCGGCCATCGACGGCTACTGTCTGGGCGGCGGGATGGAGCTCGCGACCGCCGCGGACATGCGGATCGCCTCCGAGCGCTCCGAGCTGGGCCAGCCCGAACTCGACCTCGGCCTGCTTCCGGGGTGGGGCGGCACGCAGCGGCTCGCCCGGATCGTCGGCGAGGGCCGCGCGAAGGAGATCATCCTCACCGCCGACCGGTACGACGCGGAGACGATGGCCGACTACGACTTCGTCAACGAGGTCGTGCCGGACGACGAGTTGGACGAGCGGGCGCGCGAGCTGGCCGAACAGCTCGCCGGCGGCCCGCCGATCGCCCAGAAGTACACGAAGCGCGCGATCCACGCCGGCCGGACCGACGCCGAGGCCGGGCTGGAGGTCGAGGCGATGGGCTTCGGCCACGTGATGAACACCGACGACCTCATCGAGGGCGTCACGGCGTTCATGGGCGACGGTGAGCCGGAGTTCGAAGGGAAGTAG
- a CDS encoding succinylglutamate desuccinylase/aspartoacylase family protein: MGDDRAFTYNGGAVPPGETQNIRYGISETYLGDPVRIPVTIVNGERDGPTVFLTAAAHGDELNGIEVVREVAHEWDLSELAGTLVCLPVLNVPGFLAQQRYLPVYDRDLNRSFPGKPGSTSSKRMAHRIYENFIAPCDFGLDFHTSTRGRTNMLHVRADMTDEAVHRLALAFGSKVVIDSDGPGGTLRGEATDDGIPTITIEMGEAHRFQRPLIDDALAGVRSVFAEYGLLETDTVRWPGWRTIVAGAGEKTWLRADSGGIVDTHFESGSLVREGERIATITNPFKQDAVAVEAPFTGLLIGLLENPVVYPGNPLCHLVEIGESTRRAIEAGDAPTPVGQPEPVGQPEPVGQPEPTASR; the protein is encoded by the coding sequence ATGGGCGACGACCGGGCGTTCACGTACAACGGCGGGGCGGTGCCGCCCGGCGAGACGCAGAACATCCGCTACGGCATCAGCGAGACGTACCTCGGCGACCCGGTGCGGATCCCGGTCACCATCGTCAACGGTGAGCGCGACGGGCCGACCGTCTTCCTCACCGCGGCCGCCCACGGCGACGAACTCAACGGCATCGAGGTCGTCCGCGAGGTCGCCCACGAGTGGGACCTCTCGGAGCTGGCCGGAACCCTCGTCTGTCTCCCCGTCCTCAACGTCCCCGGCTTCCTCGCGCAGCAGCGCTACCTCCCCGTGTACGACCGCGACCTGAACCGGTCGTTCCCCGGGAAACCGGGGTCGACGAGCTCGAAGCGCATGGCCCACCGGATCTACGAGAACTTCATCGCGCCCTGCGATTTCGGTCTCGATTTCCACACCTCCACCCGCGGGCGGACGAACATGCTCCACGTCCGCGCGGACATGACCGACGAGGCGGTCCACCGGCTCGCGCTGGCGTTCGGCTCCAAGGTGGTGATAGACAGCGACGGGCCGGGCGGCACCCTCCGCGGCGAGGCGACCGACGACGGCATCCCCACGATCACGATCGAGATGGGCGAGGCCCACCGGTTCCAGCGCCCGCTGATCGACGACGCGCTCGCCGGGGTCCGCTCCGTCTTCGCCGAGTACGGCCTGCTGGAGACCGACACCGTCCGCTGGCCCGGCTGGCGGACGATCGTCGCCGGCGCGGGCGAGAAGACGTGGCTGCGCGCGGACTCCGGCGGCATCGTCGACACCCACTTCGAGAGCGGGTCGCTCGTCCGCGAGGGCGAGCGGATCGCGACGATCACCAACCCGTTCAAGCAGGACGCCGTCGCGGTCGAGGCCCCGTTCACCGGCCTGTTGATCGGCCTGCTGGAGAACCCGGTCGTCTACCCCGGCAACCCCCTGTGTCACCTCGTCGAGATCGGCGAGTCGACCCGGCGGGCGATCGAGGCCGGCGACGCGCCGACGCCCGTCGGCCAGCCGGAGCCCGTCGGCCAGCCGGAGCCCGTCGGCCAGCCGGAGCCGACCGCCTCTCGGTAA
- a CDS encoding RimK/LysX family protein yields the protein MSSDSVRVGVLSLHNSKETKAICNAVEDLGHEPVWLREENAAVSVEDGEVSVEPAVDVIANRLLLSNTDQPAELLGLATTFERIRPMLNEPDAVLASIHKFATAATLADWNIRVPDALLALSNDRLNEGRERFGDVGVYKTAIGTHGGGTWKVDLTERVNPKVGNRQAFLQKLIERDSEKHRDLRVYVVGDEIVGSMYRYAPEGDWRTNVALGGAVEDATDDMPDEAADTALYAAEVMDLDYAGVDLVEGYDGWYVLEVNPTAGFKGLFEATGTSPAPYIAKLAIETVGGEVDDDAVERVAASLDDSRPSCAPAPKPTPSEQPDIGYIEEVVVTGTSGSTQALAKSDTGATRTSIDTQLAAEIGAGPIKSMTRVKSGSVKGGKARPVVDLVIGIGGNQHTVTASVEDRGHMEYPLLLGRDILTDYRVDVRRRADTDEAERGEAGEILEEE from the coding sequence ATGAGTTCGGACTCGGTACGGGTGGGAGTGCTGTCGCTACACAACAGCAAGGAGACGAAGGCGATCTGTAACGCGGTCGAGGACCTCGGCCACGAGCCGGTGTGGCTCCGCGAGGAGAACGCCGCCGTCAGCGTCGAGGACGGCGAGGTGTCCGTCGAGCCCGCGGTCGACGTGATCGCGAACCGCCTGCTCTTGTCCAACACCGACCAGCCCGCGGAGCTGCTGGGGCTGGCGACGACCTTCGAGCGCATCCGGCCGATGCTGAACGAGCCGGACGCGGTGCTGGCGTCGATCCACAAGTTCGCCACGGCCGCGACGCTCGCCGACTGGAACATCCGCGTGCCCGACGCGCTGTTGGCGCTCTCGAACGACCGCCTCAACGAGGGCCGCGAGCGCTTCGGCGACGTGGGCGTGTACAAGACCGCGATCGGGACTCACGGCGGCGGGACGTGGAAGGTCGATCTCACGGAGCGCGTGAACCCCAAGGTGGGGAACCGGCAGGCGTTCCTCCAGAAGCTCATCGAGCGCGACTCGGAGAAGCACCGCGACCTCCGCGTGTACGTCGTCGGCGACGAGATCGTCGGCTCGATGTACCGCTACGCGCCGGAGGGCGACTGGCGGACCAACGTCGCGCTCGGGGGCGCGGTCGAGGACGCCACGGACGACATGCCCGACGAGGCCGCGGACACCGCGCTCTACGCGGCCGAGGTGATGGACCTCGACTACGCCGGCGTCGACCTCGTCGAGGGGTACGACGGCTGGTACGTCCTCGAGGTGAACCCCACCGCCGGCTTCAAGGGGCTCTTCGAGGCGACCGGGACCAGCCCCGCCCCGTACATCGCGAAGCTCGCGATCGAGACCGTCGGCGGCGAGGTCGACGACGACGCGGTCGAGCGCGTCGCCGCCAGCCTCGACGACTCGCGGCCCTCCTGTGCGCCCGCCCCGAAGCCGACCCCCTCCGAGCAGCCCGACATCGGCTACATCGAGGAGGTCGTCGTCACCGGGACCTCCGGCTCCACGCAGGCGCTCGCGAAGTCGGACACGGGCGCGACCCGGACGAGCATCGACACCCAGCTCGCCGCCGAGATCGGTGCCGGTCCGATCAAGAGCATGACCCGCGTCAAGTCCGGCAGCGTGAAGGGCGGGAAGGCGCGTCCCGTCGTCGACCTGGTCATCGGCATCGGCGGCAACCAGCACACCGTCACCGCCAGCGTCGAGGACCGCGGCCACATGGAGTACCCGCTGCTGCTCGGCCGCGACATCCTCACCGACTACCGGGTCGACGTCCGGCGGCGCGCCGACACCGACGAGGCGGAACGCGGCGAGGCGGGGGAGATCCTAGAGGAGGAGTGA
- a CDS encoding class I SAM-dependent methyltransferase, translating into MTTVLSDRDRRKRDDRPDGTFYDEPRYVTHADDAFLERLTALYASVTEPGDRVLDAMSSWVSHLPAVEYDRVVGHGLNEAELAANDRLDEFVVRDLNAERSLPFADDAFDVVCCALSVQYLQYPGPTFAEFARVLAPGGTVVVSFSNRMFPTKAVRAWRAASMAERADLVERYLDAGGFTLSDRIAERPGEDPFYAVVGSLR; encoded by the coding sequence GTGACGACCGTTCTCTCGGACCGCGACCGCCGGAAGCGCGACGACCGCCCGGACGGGACGTTCTACGACGAGCCGCGGTACGTCACCCACGCGGACGACGCCTTCCTAGAGCGGCTGACGGCCCTGTACGCGTCCGTGACCGAGCCCGGGGACCGCGTCCTCGACGCGATGAGCAGTTGGGTGTCGCACCTGCCGGCGGTCGAGTACGACCGGGTCGTCGGCCACGGCCTCAACGAGGCGGAACTGGCCGCCAACGACCGGCTCGACGAGTTCGTCGTTCGCGACCTCAACGCCGAGCGGTCGCTCCCGTTCGCCGACGACGCCTTCGACGTCGTCTGCTGCGCGCTGTCGGTCCAGTACCTCCAGTACCCCGGCCCGACGTTCGCGGAGTTCGCGCGCGTCCTCGCGCCCGGGGGGACGGTCGTCGTGAGCTTCTCGAACCGGATGTTCCCGACGAAGGCCGTCCGCGCGTGGCGGGCCGCCTCGATGGCCGAGCGGGCCGACCTCGTCGAGCGCTACCTCGACGCCGGCGGGTTCACGCTCTCGGACCGGATCGCCGAGCGCCCGGGCGAGGACCCCTTTTACGCCGTGGTGGGGTCGCTCCGGTGA
- a CDS encoding DNA-3-methyladenine glycosylase family protein, producing the protein MDDADDPVLSTLREDPTMAALVDRHGPLDVTPADDEFARLCTSIVNQQLSTASAAAIRERFVDVLGGEPTPEGVLAADETALREAGLSGTKVEYLRNVAAAFRDDERAFTREELAGESDATVVDRLTEIRGVGEWTARMYLIFALGREDVLPLGDLAVRKGIERVYNDGEELSRAEMRDIAESWRPYRSYGTRYVWAEYES; encoded by the coding sequence ATGGACGACGCCGACGATCCGGTGCTGTCGACCCTGCGAGAGGACCCGACGATGGCGGCGCTGGTCGACCGCCACGGACCCCTCGACGTGACGCCCGCGGACGACGAGTTTGCCCGGCTCTGTACCTCGATCGTCAACCAGCAGCTCTCGACCGCCTCCGCGGCGGCCATCCGCGAGCGGTTCGTCGACGTCCTCGGCGGCGAGCCCACGCCCGAGGGCGTCCTCGCGGCCGACGAGACCGCCCTGCGCGAGGCGGGACTCAGCGGGACGAAAGTCGAGTACCTCCGGAACGTCGCCGCCGCCTTCCGCGACGACGAGCGCGCGTTCACCCGGGAGGAACTCGCGGGCGAGAGCGACGCGACGGTCGTCGACCGGCTGACGGAGATCCGCGGCGTCGGCGAGTGGACCGCGCGGATGTACCTCATCTTTGCGCTCGGCCGCGAGGACGTGCTCCCCCTCGGCGACCTCGCGGTCCGGAAGGGGATCGAGCGGGTGTACAACGACGGCGAGGAGCTGAGCCGGGCGGAGATGCGCGACATCGCGGAGTCGTGGCGGCCCTACCGGAGCTACGGGACGCGGTACGTCTGGGCCGAGTACGAGTCCTGA
- a CDS encoding OFA family MFS transporter: MSDSGESSADSESDAGGSAGDPESDPGGSPSQGSVDYAGRAADVLGFSRWWQIAAAAGMMAAVSPYQYVWSSIEQPLANSLDIALPALGAVFSFYVVFQSLSQFPAGKWRDSRGPGAITFLAALLAGGGYIGLAYATSLWQLYLLYSLGAVGVGIVYTVAVNTAVKWFPDRTGLTTGVGTMAFAAGSALVVPYVRANATVAAYGDVLRNIGIGILVVTLVGSFLLRDPPKDWLDRHGNAEDGENGEDGGGDEGLAASLRGRNYTSREMLSTWQFWLLYAMFIAMASADLLVIANVVRFAENFGLAALVATLSATLLPVAAGVSRLILGEAIDRFDRKRVMAGSFILAGLFRVGLVGAGRTGSGAVFVAFVLGAMFFSSPLFVYFPSLLTDYYGAANSSGNYAVLYTAKVGGGVFAGTVAGYLVATFGWTPTFVLGGGLAIAAGLAVFVLRPPSGSGLESAEPAAAD, from the coding sequence ATGAGTGATTCCGGGGAATCGAGCGCGGATTCGGAGTCGGACGCCGGCGGATCGGCCGGAGATCCGGAGTCCGATCCCGGGGGCTCGCCGTCGCAGGGCAGCGTCGACTACGCCGGGCGCGCCGCCGACGTCCTCGGCTTCTCGCGGTGGTGGCAGATCGCCGCCGCGGCCGGGATGATGGCCGCGGTGAGCCCCTACCAGTACGTCTGGTCGTCGATCGAGCAGCCGCTCGCGAACAGCCTCGACATCGCGCTGCCGGCGCTGGGCGCGGTGTTCTCCTTCTACGTCGTGTTCCAGTCGCTCTCGCAGTTCCCGGCCGGGAAGTGGCGCGACAGCCGGGGGCCGGGGGCGATCACGTTCCTCGCCGCGCTGCTGGCCGGCGGCGGGTACATCGGGCTGGCGTACGCGACGAGCCTCTGGCAGCTGTACCTGCTGTACTCGCTGGGCGCGGTCGGCGTCGGCATCGTCTACACCGTCGCGGTCAACACCGCGGTCAAGTGGTTCCCCGACCGGACGGGACTGACGACCGGCGTCGGGACGATGGCGTTCGCCGCCGGGAGCGCGCTGGTCGTCCCGTACGTCCGCGCGAACGCGACCGTGGCGGCGTACGGCGACGTGCTCCGCAACATCGGGATCGGAATCCTGGTCGTGACGCTCGTCGGTTCGTTCCTCCTCCGGGACCCGCCGAAGGACTGGCTGGACCGCCACGGGAACGCGGAGGACGGCGAGAACGGTGAGGACGGCGGGGGCGACGAGGGGCTCGCCGCCTCGCTCCGCGGCCGCAACTACACCTCGCGCGAGATGCTCTCGACGTGGCAGTTCTGGCTGCTGTACGCGATGTTCATCGCGATGGCGAGCGCGGACCTCCTCGTCATCGCGAACGTGGTCCGGTTCGCGGAGAACTTCGGGCTGGCGGCGCTCGTCGCGACGCTCTCCGCGACGCTGTTGCCGGTCGCCGCGGGCGTCTCGCGGCTGATCCTCGGCGAGGCGATCGACCGGTTCGACCGCAAGCGCGTGATGGCCGGGTCGTTCATCCTCGCCGGCCTCTTCCGGGTCGGGCTGGTGGGAGCCGGTCGGACGGGCAGCGGGGCCGTCTTCGTCGCGTTCGTCCTCGGCGCGATGTTCTTCTCGTCGCCGCTTTTCGTCTACTTCCCGTCGCTGCTCACCGACTACTACGGCGCGGCCAACTCCTCGGGCAACTACGCCGTGCTGTACACCGCGAAGGTCGGCGGCGGCGTCTTCGCCGGCACCGTCGCCGGCTACCTCGTCGCGACGTTCGGCTGGACCCCCACGTTCGTCCTCGGCGGCGGTCTCGCGATCGCCGCGGGGCTGGCGGTGTTCGTCCTCCGACCGCCGAGCGGCTCCGGGCTGGAGTCGGCCGAGCCGGCGGCCGCGGACTGA
- a CDS encoding universal stress protein, with translation MSADADPTDPTNEAPNASSVAAARRADARSPAAAGSNPTGVDGSVFDRVLVVTDDGPAGRAAAATGVELAATHGAAVDALYVVDTATDWDVIVERRERTGEDLVESVEARGAAAGVDVEKWFRYGATHEEAVDFAAAHDADLIVVGSARRTGLDRLIHPDPLPGRLQRGADAPVLVLGPDDD, from the coding sequence ATGTCCGCCGACGCCGACCCGACCGACCCGACGAATGAGGCCCCGAACGCGTCAAGTGTCGCCGCCGCGAGGCGGGCCGACGCCCGGAGCCCGGCGGCGGCCGGCTCGAACCCGACGGGCGTCGACGGCTCCGTCTTCGACCGCGTGCTGGTCGTCACCGACGACGGTCCCGCGGGCCGCGCCGCCGCGGCGACCGGCGTCGAGCTCGCGGCGACCCACGGCGCGGCGGTCGACGCGCTGTACGTCGTCGACACGGCGACCGACTGGGACGTGATCGTCGAGCGGCGCGAGCGGACCGGGGAGGACCTCGTCGAGTCCGTCGAGGCGCGGGGCGCGGCCGCCGGCGTCGACGTGGAGAAGTGGTTCCGCTACGGGGCGACCCACGAGGAGGCGGTCGACTTCGCGGCGGCGCACGACGCCGACCTGATCGTGGTCGGTTCGGCCCGCCGGACGGGTCTCGACCGCCTCATCCACCCGGATCCGCTTCCGGGGCGGCTCCAGCGCGGTGCCGACGCACCGGTGCTCGTCCTCGGCCCCGACGACGACTGA